A single genomic interval of Pomacea canaliculata isolate SZHN2017 linkage group LG5, ASM307304v1, whole genome shotgun sequence harbors:
- the LOC112564980 gene encoding thyrotropin-releasing hormone receptor-like → MLIGIIVLFFACLLPFRIMALYSVHQPPDLSPETHLNIMHFCRLLLYVNSAGNPIIYNLASTKFRRAFARVLYRLGCRLRVLTRGITSEENGTLRRTTVTHYTSVNRDEGPRTPSD, encoded by the coding sequence ATGCTCATCGGCATCATCGTCCTCTTCTTCGCCTGCTTGCTCCCCTTCCGCATCATGGCGCTGTACAGCGTGCACCAGCCGCCGGACCTCAGCCCCGAGACGCACCTCAACATCATGCACTTCTGTCGCCTCCTGCTGTATGTCAACAGCGCCGGCAACCCCATCATCTACAACCTGGCCTCCACTAAATTCCGCCGCGCCTTTGCGCGCGTGCTGTACCGCCTGGGCTGTCGTCTGCGCGTCCTCACGCGCGGAATCACGTCGGAGGAGAACGGCACACTACGCCGGACTACGGTCACGCACTACACCTCCGTCAACAGGGACGAGGGCCCACGGACACCGTCTGACTAG